The Pygocentrus nattereri isolate fPygNat1 chromosome 12, fPygNat1.pri, whole genome shotgun sequence genome includes the window AACCTCAGAATGAAAATCCACAAAAACATATTCTTAAGCAGCGTTCTGTACAGAGGATGGTGAGAGACGATGTAGAGAGGAGACTGAAGGAGTTTATGGATCATCACTCGTCAAATAAGTTTACTGTAAAAACTTTTACTGAAGAGACAAAATAACTTGGTTTTTATTCACTGACTAAGAACAGAAGCCTAGAACCTTTAAACAGCACTTTGGACAAACATCATCCTCACTGTTTTTAGGCTTACTGTGCCATCTAGTGGCAATGTCCTGTAATTACATCCATGTCTTACCAGATCAAATAATTGATTATTGATGCCTTGAGATCTGTTAAAGCTCATAATAATCACGTTCATCCAGGTTTCTGTTCTGCCTTTTGCATCTGAAGAGAAGAAATATCTCCATTAGCTGTTCTGACACTATAAGAGACAGCAGGGTTTCATCATCACTGGtgtgactgtctctctctgcagtgtgTGAACTGACCTGAAGAGGGCGCTGTTCTGCCTGCTGGGTTAAATTAAGGATTTTCACCATGTCAGTTTATGATCCTGATGAATTCAGGTGAAAAAGCCATTTTAACACCTTCAGTCTGTAAAACTGCCCTCCATGTCTTCTCTTTTATACTGATGACCCTCTTATGAAATGATTTATATCCACACCGGCTTTTGGGTCGAATAATACAACAGAATTATCGTTCATTATTTACATCATAGCTGAAGATACAGTTAAAGTAGATAATGTGTATTTACATGGACTGTGTTACTATAATCAATCTGTAATGGTAGACGCATCACCAGCAGTTACACTGTTATTGAAGGTATTGTTAACATATAACATGGTTATTACAGATGTTACTaaatgtgtagttacacatgaacaaTAACACTGTGGAATAACTAACAAGGTGACCTAATCATCTCATCCCATTAACACCACTCTGTAATTACGCTGTACctacataataactacacagGAGCTTTCCTGTATCTGTGTTAGTTACACTGTAAACTAAGTGGACAGGTCCTGTGTAATTactatgtagttactgtgtaataatgcagtggtaATGTAGATGTTGATTTggggaaatgcaacacatttaatgaatgttatgaagctacatgttaatataagggacgtctgctgttctgactcattacagactggtttaaagctgaaactggttacagtgtcacagcactaacaacataaacaccagCTGAATGtcaggaaagctggcagatacagtgtaaataatgccttaatgtaagttagtaattacccttgtgtaattacatgagagaagAGGCTGTTAAAATGTAAGCTacacttatgtaattacataggctgtacttctgtaatcggCCTGTAACAGAGATTAAATCATTAGTAATTACATTGTTGTTCACATACAGCCTCACAGTTAGAGACACTGAATATAAAGTGGAACTGAAATTTTACTCAGTGAATCAAATCGTTTTCATCAAATTTACTGACTGAAACAGAAGCTTAGAGCAGCACCTTGGACAGCACCGTCACCTTTACACAGCTGCATCCCACAAAGCGTCGAGCTGCACTGCCATCTAGAGGAAGAGCTTAGATTAACACTTTTTTGCAGTGACCTTATTACAGTGTAAGGATCAACGAGACAACAGCTGAGTAACTGATGAACAGGCAGCGTTTCCACGGTTCAGAGAATGGAAATAATATTGATTTTATCATGAACTTACATTGTGTAACTACAGGTCTAAATTTCAGGACTGGACATAACATCACAGGACGGGCTGAGATTGGAGTCTGAGCCGGGATTTGTAgctgtattttaatgtttaatgtatgaAGCATTTTGATTTGATGAGCTCTCTGTGCCATAAACCCTCACCACATGTTTCGTAGGTCTTCAGAAAGTTGTAACTGTGCTGACAGTGCAGCTGCTATTATTGCTGACACTGCATTATATCATTTATATCTCAGTGCTCCTTCACACCTTATGTGAGCCACAGGCTACATATACATGAACAAGGAGCAGATAAAGACACAAATAATGGCTGAGACTCATGAACATGTTCTAACAATGAGCATGAAATCTTGATATTTTAAAAGTCCAGATACTTTTTCTGTTCTGGTCTCAGAAGCTCAATAACAGCCTTCTGAGACACATCAGTGCAGTCAGTCCAGCTCCAGTGTGTTGGACATTAGAGCACACATGAATCTGTGCAGTGCAGCTGGTCAACAAGTTTAAATCAAAACCCCTGACCTACAACATGCAGCAGAAATGTGTGATACTGGCCTGTAGGGGGTGCTCTAACACTCTGTAATGACCCTACAGACTCGTATgtagagagaagcagagaggacCAGACAAAGAGAGGGAATTTACCCTTTAACCTTCTGTCCTGTTCACTGACCTGCAGTTTAAACCCTCATTATTGATGAAGTCGTCCAGACTTCAGCTCCAGTGACGCGTCTCAGTGCAGAGCTGCCGACTGAAATGAGGCTCTGATGAAAGATCTGGTAGAACATTGTTTAGCCTGAACCAGAATCACTGAGCTGCTCTCTAATAACCCCCTTTACCCTCTAGATCAGGAACAGAGGAACTGACCTCAGACCATCTTCAACATTTAGGAGGAAGAGCTTCACTGGTCACTAATCTAAATGAAGGAGACGACAGGACAGACGTGGGTTTCTGCCTCATATATACTCTGTATACATTAGAGTGATTCAGACTGACCAGTGGAACCCAGTGACTGACCTGAGCTCTAACGGTCAGACTAGCAGTGCAGCACAATGTGTACAAAGTGATTTACTCAGTTTTCTCTCAGGTCGGTTTCTGTGAACGAGGAGTTTCTGTATATTGTGCTGCTTTTGAAGTAGAACTCATAGGAAGCCTCCCTGCAGTCTAATGTTCAGATGCTGTGTGGAGTAAAGATTTCTAATAGAACCTGAACTTTTCTTACTACagtcactgaaacacacacactctacaaaGGAAAGACACACACAGTTAACAGCATCAGCTGCAGAGGGGGAATGTGTGGAAGTTCAGGCTGGATTAGTTACAGGACTGGATCAGATTTTATATCCAGTCCTGCATCAGCTTCCAATATCGGTCTGATGCTGATACTAATCAGTACTGATGCTCCACGTCTACTGAAGTGTTTGCAGTGTTTGATTCAATTCCCATGTTTTCAGTGTGATGCTCCCTCTAGAGGTGGAGATCTGTAATGACAGGAGAGTAAAGATCACATCCATAGAAATCTTAGAGCTGTGGAGGTGGGTGTTGAGGGGGGGGCGGAGCAGGGagctccctctttctctcctggcTCAGGAGCTCACGCTGGCCTTAATGAGACTTTGGTGCTGGGTGGGCTTTGGCAGAGTGGGCACCATTAAAAggagggagaggaaagagaagaaaaaaggagagacgaCCAGCAGCTGAGAAAAAGGAGTAAAAGCTGGTCTGTGAGAAAAGAACTGAAAAGTCCAGTTCTACCTCACTGAAACGGGTCCAGTAGTTCTGTTGATGTTCTGGATGAAGATTAAAGGACAGGTCTATATATTAATAGTCATATTAAAACCCATAAAGCACATCAGCAGGTTTCACTCAGTGCTCTGCTGGGATCATGGTGTATATTACACAGCTTGGTATCCCAGTGGTCTCGATGTCCCACCATGAACTACTTTCAACAGTTACTAATGAACTCCCACATTATAAACTGATTAAATGAATCTCAGTGtataaaacatgtaaatcaATGAGCTGCTACAAATGAGTTTCATTAATAAAGAAGTCTTTATTCAAATATATCAGACAATCACACATTCAAattacagaaaatcagacttcaAAATACATGAAATCTGAGTTTGAGTCTCAAAGtagccaaaatgaaaatgaataaaaccccAGAGAAAAATATTTCTGCCAAAAATTCTCAATAAAGAACAACAATAACATGATCAGTCAATAAAACACTGATTACTGCAAGAGTTTAAGaaacacagatcagttaaaaacatataaaaaagacttggagacaaagagagatgaGGGTTTCAAACACATCTAATCTGACTAATGactcaaatttaaaatgtgagaaaaagtgaaaaaaatcaaatattgaACTTTAAAGCTTTCAGTTTTCATGGGCAGGAACAAGAGAACATGCAGAACaatgagctctctctctctctctctctctctctctctctctctctctctctctctctctctctctgtctctctacatctctctacctctctctcgccctctctctctctctctctctctctcgctctctctctctagctctctctctctctctccctctctctctctctctcaccctctctctctctctctctctacatctctctctctctctctctctctctctctcctctacctctctctctctctctctctccctcccgctctctctctctctctctttctctcactctcgccctctctctctctctcgccctctctctctctcttctctctcgctccctcgctctttctctctctctctctcgccctctctccctctctctctctctctctctctctctgtctcttctctctctcgccccctctctctctctctctctctctctcgccctctctctctctctctctctccctctctctctctctctctctctctctctctctctctctctctctctctctctctctctctctctctctctgtatagcAGATCTAGTCTTTTCTGACTGTGCTGTAAATCACTGAGGGATCTTCCACATTCTGAGTTGTTGACCTAcgaaacaaagaaagaacagaaagaaaaactgaaaccaCAGCTTGACTCTTTCCCATCTTTAATGAACATGATCTCCACTACTCTCCATTTATTTAACACACTCAGTGTTGATCCAGCAGATGATGCTGAGATGAGAACTGAATTAGTCAAACAGTCCAGAGACCTTTTTCTGATAAAACAGCAGCTGCACCTAAAACAAAGTTCTGCCTCTGAAATTTCACTGAGAATCTAAATGATCTTCTAACTCTGTGAAGCTGCTCACAGTGCTGAGTTCAGCTCTGCTGATATTAAACAGTAACtagtgaaataaacattttctacaGCTCCTTTATTTGTGAAGAGCTCATCATCATCTTGTGAACATCGTTCTAGGTTTATATTATTATGATCTTTTAAAACCTCATTAATAAAATAGCTGTAAACTAATTTATCAATATAATTTACCAATAACTGGTAAATGAACTGGCGGCTCGTTGCTAATCAGTAAGTAGAGTGAGTCCAGCGTTTCCAGAGCACTTTCCTTTGTGTATTATATATCATCATATTGTGCTCCACACCTGACTGAGCCCTGAGATAAACTGACACCTTACTGTGAAGAGAAGTTTTCCATTTCAggaaacattaaaatgaatcagATTTACTTAATAAAGAGATCGATAGAAAATCAGCCCTTATCTTTTGAATAAAGATTCTTTACATACACatttaatattcatttataaATCAGCATATTATTATAAACCAAACCTCAAAGTAAAGCCAAACTGGTGAGGAGTGGATTAAAGCCCCAGGCAGCCTGCAGGCAGGAGTGGAAATGCAGTGAACACTGCACTCGACTGCTAGCCTGGTGCTAATGTAACACTGGGAATCCCATAAAGGCGCTCACAGAAAATAACATTTGATTCTGAACCCTAAATTCCTCTTTCCTGAAGTTTCTCTGGGCTGCTTTATATAAAGCTCAGTGAAACTCACCCAGGGGCAGCTGTGTGGTGGTGGAATGTAACACTGGCATATTGGggctccccctgctggtcagTGCTGGTCACTTCATCAtacagaacatcagcagctgcagAGTCAGCAGAGTCAGCAGGCTGTGCAGGTCTGGATGTGCGGTGTGTAACGCTGGTGTAGAGGACATCATCCTGAGGGTGAAGAGTTCATGGAGAACAGTTTAAATGGCTAATCTTCTGAAAATGAGGCAGAAAAGACTCCTAAAAACTCTTTGATGGAGATTTCCAAATTGAAATGCTGTTTTCTGTGATTCTCAAATCACAAACAAATACAGCCTGCAAGTGAAACTGTCACCGACTGGTGGACATAATGTGGTCATTTGGACTGTGGCCACCTCACCTGGACTTTACTGGACTGCACTAATGCTGTGTCTTAattctgtatctttctttctaGGTATCAACAGGGCTTTGGTCTCTGGTAGTTCCTGAGCTTTAATGTGCTGTAATTACTGGGATACTTTCTCTGAGTGGACAACAAAGTAGCTCTGTAAGcgtctctggataagagcgtctgctgaaTGGACTGAATATAAATGTACCTGTCTTGTTTTACTGTGATCAGGTCCAGCAGCTGGTTTCTTCATTCTGTGAAAACTGGACAAAACAATCAATATATTCTAATTAGTTTAAGGACAAAATCATTTTATCTGTTAATCCATTTCTACAACAAGAATAAAGTCATTTCTTCTTACTGTAGTAACAGGTTTGGAAATGATTGCTGACCTGCAGATGCAGATTAGGACAGTAATAAGGAGAAAACCTCCTCCTCCCACTGCAAACCAGACTGCAGACCAACTCTGACCTGCAGAAAAGATCATTAATATCACTTTAATCTGTCATTACTGTAAAAgtgaacacagagaaacagcgtttatctcattattcaccacctaCTCTTAACAGTGACCAGCACAGTTCCATTCAGAGCTCCATGGTCATTCTGAGCTTCACAGTAGTACAGTCCAgtgtggtcagcagtgatgctgatgatgctgTAACTGTGTCCAGATCCTACAGGTAAGGTTCCACCTtctttaaaccaggtgtagatcttcacaggtgggtttccatcactgctgcaggtcagagtcactgaactgccctccactatttcaccagatGCACAGATGGACACTGAGACATTCTTTGGAGGATCTACAACAGatgaaaaatttgaaaaataatattttagtgtttgagtttgGGTTGAATTTAACTGAATACCTCAAGATTAACTTACATGTGACATTTATATACACAGCAGTGGATCTTCTCTCTCCATGATCATTCCGACTCTGGCATGTGTATTCTCCACTGTCCACAGGTCTGATGCTGGGAATgctgtaggtttttccttctcctactgATGTTGATCCCTTAAACCAGGTGTAGttcttcacaggtgggtttccatcactgctgcaggacagagtcactgaactgccctccactatttcaccagagggactgatggacactgagatgttctttggaggatctagatgattataataattacatgatttgtatttgaaggtttgaatattaaaactgaaacatttattaaatatttaatatcttGCTTAATTTATGCAAACAATGCTATTAAATAAGACCACAAACTGTAAACAAGCCCAGAAAGCCaggatacatttttaaagtcctacatttatttactttgaggaaaaaactaaaaaagagTTAAACTCACATCTGACTCTGAGGCTGTGAGCAGTAGAGCGGAGGTGTTGAGATCCTCCTACAGCACAGCTATAACTGCCTGCATCCTCACTGCTGACCTTCTGCAGGTGGAGCTGGTTGTTCTTGATGGTCTTTGTGGTTAAAGGACGTCCATTTTTGTACCAGATGAATGGGTCAGTCAGACTGCAGGTGGTCTTACATGTCAGATCTGCTGTTTCTCCCTCGGTCACTTCTTCAGGAGCTTCTACATGGAGCTCTAAGACAATAAGAGGACCATCAGATTAGAAGGGAAAAGCTGTAATATCAGTGAACCTCATTCATGAAAGTcagcaatgagtgtagaaaccagAGCAGATGAAACTAAACTGAGTGATGTTTGATCTTCTGTGTGTCCTGCAGATGTAATGATGAACTCtgttctgtattgactggagGTGCATTTTACTCAAATATTTAATGAGCTCATATTCAGTTGAGAACTCACAcatatttcatcatcatcaacacctcacacacacacacacacacacacacacacacacacacacacacacacacacacacacacacacacacactccacagtTCCCACAGCTAGAGAGAGACATTTCAGTGACCACAGCACAGAATCACTCAGCTAGTCTGGAAAGACTCCTTAGCACTGAGGGAAAGCCTCCGACTGAACCGGGAAGCCTCGACTGAAGATGTCCTTCGCTATGAAGAGGGAGCATTTTCCTGAAGCTGAACACCACCAGTCCAGGCAGCATCACAGCTGTAGTGCAGTGATACCCAAGCAGCCGGCCTGAGAGGCCTTGTAGCTGTGGCATAGCTCTGCTCATGCAGCTGAACACCACCAGTCCAGGCTGCCTCACAGCTGTAATGCAATGATATCCAAGCCCAGGTGATGCGATGTCACGTCATGGACGTCACTGTTCCAGAGAGATCCGCAGCCGCGCCGCAGCATCATCCAAGCGGCCGGTCCAGTAAGCCACCGAGCTACAGTTTGAAAGCCGTTCTCGGTCTGTATCTCAGTGGATGTGATGGCTCAGGTTGCCTTCTCAagcaaacatcaacaaaaacacacaaacaatacaaaactaaCAGAAATCTGATGTAAAGCGGCAGCACCAGCGCACTTACAACGGAGCACGGAAAGATGATTAATACCaataaaaaacaggaaaacaaaaaaggaacgTCTTCATAAAATCCTCATCTAGTCTGGAACATATTTATACATCATCCTTACATCTccttttaattttactttttcccaataatttaaaaatgagctTTTGCTCTGTGTGATACTTTCATTTGTGGCCAAGTGGAAAATGACTTCTATTTTGTTCCCTTCAGTGCAGACGGCAATAGGGGCTTTTATTTAGACACACCCCCTTTCAGTGGTTGGTACTGGCGCGAGTTGAGCAGTGCGATGTGATAGTATGGAGAACGAGGGCGGGTACAGCGGGGTAATATAGAGCTCCTTTTGTGCATCATCCAGGTAATATTAAAGAATCCTGATGGAGATGTTCagcagttatatatatattacgaCCCGCTGAGCACCATCTTATGTGTTTGGAGATCGGCTGTTACCTTAACAGTGTAGATTTCCGTGGATGATAATCGCCAAGGTTTCGTTATGTGGTGTGTCCCATATGTGGGTAGTTATTTCCATCTTGAGCTCTGGGAAGTTGTTTCAGGTAGTGGAGCAAAGACCAAACCTGTATTTAGTGTTTCTTATTGTCTTCATGTGTACATGAATAATATCTAATTGTTAGTCCAGTCTTTTGAGACTGTGTGTACGTGTTTCTGATGTTATCCACCGCTGTATAGTTTCACACAGCTTGGTGGTGTAAGTGGCCTCCCCCCCAGAGGGAGGGGCCATCGGTTGTCTAGGGATAGAAGTAAGTATAGAGGCTGTATTGTGCTAATAGCTAATATGTGCACTGTACTGTGTATTACTGAATACTCTTGTACAGTGCTCATGGGTGTGGTGGTGGTCTCGTCCAGACCCCTGCCGTATTTCCTctgattgtattttatttggGTTTGTTCCTTTAGATTGTCCACTCACTTTTCCACTCTGTCAGAAAAAGTGAACACTCAGTTTTGCAGCCCTTTTTCGACCGCTACTCTTACATATGTGTAGCAGTCAGAATAAACCCTCAAAATAAGGTTTTTGTGTCCGGTGTTGGTTTCTGAGCCAAGAACAGGACTCATCACACgttataaacagagaaacagaaacagattaaaaatgttaaatgtgtaaCTCGTCTTCAGTGAAGTTACCATGACCCAGTTCCAGCAGTGAccatgtgtgtgttgtttataaCATTTGATGAATAATTGATTTTTAACTTTAACATGAAAGATCTTtagattaataactaaataataagacTGTAATTTAAAGGATTAATAATTAGTCCTGGATTTGACGAGGAG containing:
- the LOC108417077 gene encoding B-cell receptor CD22-like, yielding MHKRSSILPRCTRPRSPYYHIALLNSRQYQPLKGELHVEAPEEVTEGETADLTCKTTCSLTDPFIWYKNGRPLTTKTIKNNQLHLQKVSSEDAGSYSCAVGGSQHLRSTAHSLRVRYPPKNVSVSICASGEIVEGSSVTLTCSSDGNPPVKIYTWFKEGGTLPVGSGHSYSIISITADHTGLYYCEAQNDHGALNGTVLVTVKSQSWSAVWFAVGGGGFLLITVLICICSFHRMKKPAAGPDHSKTRQDDVLYTSVTHRTSRPAQPADSADSAAADVLYDEVTSTDQQGEPQYASVTFHHHTAAPGSTTQNVEDPSVIYSTVRKD